A single window of Gossypium hirsutum isolate 1008001.06 chromosome A10, Gossypium_hirsutum_v2.1, whole genome shotgun sequence DNA harbors:
- the LOC107895451 gene encoding uncharacterized protein → MSFSPPPPPVFVSENYNIWAVKMKTHLQAHDLWNVVLNDTEPPPLRANLTIAQIRQHSEDTAKKYKAMSCLQSGVSDVIFTRIMACDTPKQAWDKLKEEFQGSDKTRQQQLINLRRDFENLRMKDSETIKQYADRIMATVNNIRLLGDEFSDKRIVEKVITTLSEKYESKISSLEDSRDLSTIPLIELINALYAQEQRRANRMEEHFEGAFQARSRELKLKLKLKLQRQEALARKEREMEEGCCQEEVSTLSCKQLGHIEKVCNNKVRAQPQHQNQAQAAEDVEAQEEHVFTASYFASSSKISKNWLIDS, encoded by the exons ATGAGTttttcaccaccaccaccacctgttTTTGTTAGTGAAAACTACAACATTTGGGCTGTGAAAATGAAGACACATCTGCAGGCACATGACCTATGGAATGTTGTTCTAAATGACACAGAGCCACCTCCCTTGAGAGCTAATTTGACCATAGCTCAAATCAGGCAGCATAGTGAGGACACTGCCAAGAAGTACAAGGCCATGTCGTGCCTTCAGAGTGGAGTTTCAGATGTCATCTTCACAAGGATAATGGCTTGTGACACTCCAAAGCAGGCCTGGGACAAActcaaggaggagtttcaagggtcAGACAAGACCAGACAGCAACAACTGATCAACTTGAGAAGGGACTTTGAGAATCTGAGAATGAAGGACTCAGAAACCATCAAGCAGTATGCTGACAGGATTATGGCCACAGTCAACAACATAAGACTGCTTGGAGATGAGTTTAGTGACAAGAGGATAGTTGAAAAAGTCATTACAACTCTATCAGAGAAGTATGAGTCAAAAATCTCTTCTTTGGAAGACTCGAGAGACCTATCAACTATACCCTTGATAGAGCTGATCAATGCTCtttatgcacaagagcaaagaagagcaaatAGAATGGAGGAGCACTTTGAGGGAGCTTTTCAAGCCAGGAGCAGAGAGCTCAAGCTCAAGCTCAAGCTCAAGTtacaaaggcaagaagccttggctagaaaagaaagagaaatggaAGAAGGATGTTGCCAAGAAGAAGTTTCCACCTT AAGCTGCAAGCAACTTGGCCACATTGAGAAAGTTTGCAACAACAAAGTAAGAGCACAACCACAGCACCAGAACCAAGCTCAAGCTGCTGAGGATGTTGAAGCACAAGAAGAACATGTCTTCACCGCCTCTTATTTTGCAAGCTCGAGCAAGATCAGCAAAAATTGGTTGATTGACAGTTGA